A single region of the Brassica rapa cultivar Chiifu-401-42 chromosome A03, CAAS_Brap_v3.01, whole genome shotgun sequence genome encodes:
- the LOC103860347 gene encoding U-box domain-containing protein 35 — MVRSERRDERVVVAIDRGKGSQAALKWAVDNLVTSGESLTLVHVKLKQALVINANPNKSSNDVKELFLPFRCFCNRKDIRCEDAVLEDVDAAKGIIDYVKENAIDILVLGASKMTLLKRFKAADVTSMVMKGAANFCTVYAISGSKISSVRSATSSPPPLCAIRPQITARPSNNSMGQGETQDEIVIKYKSQRGFDQASVTDSDMSFVSSDRPSVDLMFPTSRLSIYSEFEDNRCSFATSSCSSEKQSVDLGSSYSAFSPGSQGSGRLSTWSLQDDVQAEMRRLKMELRYTMEMYSTACKEAITAKNMSKELHKWRVEKEHKLEEARQAKEAAMAMAENEKAKTRAAMEAIATANRIAEIEAQKRKQIETASLREAEDKNTSDRRYREYTIEEIEEATENFSINNKIGEGGYGPVYKGTLDYTKVAIKVLRPDARQGRSQFQQEVEVLTSIRHPNLVLLLGACTEYGCLVYEHLENGSVEDLLLKRGNNSPSLTWQLRFRIAAEIATSLNFLHQMKPEPVVHRDLKPANVLLDQHMVSKIADVGLARLVPPSVSDAVTQYRVTSAAGTLCYIDPEYQQTGMLGTKSDVYSFGITVLQLLTGKPPMSLTHQVQKAIEGGTFAEILDPDVHDWPLEEALVLAKIGLQCAELRRRDRPNLGKDVLPELKRLMDLAEESMSE, encoded by the exons ATGGTACGAAGCGAGAGAAGAGACGAAAGGGTTGTGGTTGCGATTGATCGAGGCAAAGGTAGCCAGGCTGCACTGAAATGGGCTGTTGATAATCTTGTAACCTCGGGAGAGAGTCTTACTCTTGTTCATGTCAAACTCAAACAAGCTTTAGTTATAAATG CCAACCCCAATAAGTCTAGTAATGACGTCAAGGAATTGTTTCTTCCATTCCGCTGCTTCTGCAACAGAAAAGac ATAAGATGTGAAGATGCGGTATTGGAGGATGTCGATGCTGCTAAAGGAATCATAGACTATGTCAAAGAGAATGCAATTGATATTCTAGTACTCGGTGCATCCAAGATGACTCTGTTAAA ACGGTTCAAAGCGGCAGATGTTACCAGCATGGTGATGAAAGGGGCAGCTAATTTCTGTACGGTTTATGCAATCTCCGGAAGTAAAATATCGTCGGTTAGATCAGCTACGTCTTCACCTCCCCCACTTTGCGCAATACGTCCACAAATAACAGCTCGGCCTAGCAACAACTCAATGGGCCAAGGTGAAACTCAGGACGAGATCGTGATCAAGTATAA GTCTCAAAGAGGATTTGACCAGGCCTCAGTGACAGACTCCGACATGTCGTTTGTGAGTAGTGATAGGCCAAGCGTCGATCTTATGTTCCCAACGTCACGTCTCTCTATTTACTCTGAGTTCGAAGACAACCGATGCAGCTTTGCCACATCCTCATGCTCATCAGAGAAACAATCCGTAGACTTGGGTTCTTCATATTCGGCATTCTCCCCAGGCTCTCAGGGAAGTGGGAGACTCTCCACGTGGTCACTCCAG GATGATGTACAAGCTGAGATGAGAAGATTGAAAATGGAGCTCAGGTATACAATGGAAATGTATAGCACCGCCTGTAAAGAAGCAATCACAGCCAAGAACAtg AGTAAAGAGTTACACAAATGGAGAGTAGAGAAGGAGCACAAGCTAGAAGAAGCAAGACAGGCCAAAGAAGCGGCAATGGCAATGGCTGAGAACGAGAAGGCAAAGACCAGAGCAGCAATGGAAGCAATAGCCACCGCTAATAGAATAGCAGAAATCGAAGCACAGAAGAGAAAACAAATCGAAACGGCGTCTCTGAGAGAAGCAGAAGATAAGAACACTAGTGATAGAAGGTATAGGGAATATACAATCGAGGAGATCGAAGAAGCAACAGAAAATTTCTCAATAAATAACAAGATTGGAGAAGGAGGTTACGGACCTGTCTACAAGGGCACATTAGACTACACAAAAGTGGCGATAAAAGTCTTGAGACCGGACGCAAGGCAAGGAAGATCGCAGTTCCAGCAAGAAGTGGAAGTCCTAACCTCGATAAGACACCCGAACTTGGTTCTCTTGCTAGGAGCCTGCACGGAGTACGGGTGTCTAGTCTACGAACACCTCGAAAACGGCAGCGTAGAAGACCTTCTCCTCAAACGAGGAAACAACTCTCCATCGCTTACGTGGCAGCTACGGTTCCGCATCGCAGCCGAAATCGCCACTAGTCTCAACTTCCTCCACCAGATGAAACCGGAGCCGGTCGTGCACCGGGACCTTAAACCGGCTAACGTGTTGCTCGACCAGCATATGGTCAGCAAGATCGCCGACGTGGGTCTCGCTAGGCTCGTCCCTCCCTCGGTCTCTGACGCCGTGACGCAGTATCGAGTGACGTCAGCTGCTGGGACCTTGTGTTATATCGATCCTGAGTACCAGCAGACGGGTATGCTTGGAACCAAATCAGACGTGTACTCGTTCGGGATCACGGTGCTGCAGTTACTCACGGGGAAGCCACCGATGAGCTTGACTCACCAGGTGCAAAAGGCGATTGAAGGAGGGACGTTTGCTGAGATTTTAGATCCTGATGTTCATGACTGGCCACTCGAAGAGGCCTTGGTTTTAGCGAAAATTGGTTTACAATGCGCTGAGTTGAGGCGGAGAGACAGACCTAACTTGGGGAAGGATGTGTTGCCTGAGCTTAAGAGGCTCATGGATTTAGCTGAAGAAAGCATGTCAGAATAA
- the LOC103860348 gene encoding xyloglucan endotransglucosylase/hydrolase has product MAVSSTPWALVALFLMASSTVMAIPPRKAIDVPFGRNYVPTWAFDHQKQLNGGSELQLILDKYTGTGFQSKGSYLFGHFSMHIKLPAGDTAGVVTAFYLSSTNNEHDEIDFEFLGNRTGQPAILQTNVFTGGKGNREQRIYLWFDPSKAYHTYSILWNLYQIVFFVDNIPIRVFKNAKDLGVRFPFNQPMKLYSSLWNADDWATRGGLEKTNWANAPFIASYRGFHIDGCQASVEAKYCATQGRMWWDQNEFRDLDAEQYRRLKWVRMKWTIYNYCTDRTRFPVMPAECKRDRDV; this is encoded by the exons ATGGCTGTTTCTTCAACTCCATGGGCTCTCGTAGCTCTGTTTCTGATGGCCTCTTCTACTGTAATGGCAATTCCTCCACGGAAGGCCATTGATGTGCCATTCGGCCGAAACTACGTTCCAACTTGGGCTTTTGACCACCAGAAGCAACTCAATGGCGGTTCCGAACTCCAACTCATCCTCGACAAATACACTG GGACAGGGTTTCAATCCAAAGGGTCATATTTGTTCGGACATTTCAGTATGCACATAAAGCTGCCAGCTGGTGATACCGCTGGGGTCGTCACTGCATTTTAT CTGTCGTCGACTAACAACGAGCATGACGAGATAGATTTCGAGTTTCTCGGGAACAGGACAGGCCAGCCAGCAATATTGCAGACGAATGTGTTCACAGGAGGAAAGGGAAACAGAGAGCAACGCATCTATCTCTGGTTCGACCCTTCAAAGGCTTATCATACTTACTCCATCCTCTGGAACCTCTACCAAATTGT ATTCTTTGTTGACAACATACCAATCCGTGTGTTCAAGAACGCTAAGGATCTAGGAGTACGTTTCCCATTCAACCAACCGATGAAGCTATACTCGAGCCTTTGGAACGCTGACGATTGGGCCACGAGAGGAGGGCTAGAGAAAACCAATTGGGCTAATGCACCCTTCATAGCTTCCTACAGAGGATTCCACATCGACGGCTGCCAAGCTTCTGTGGAGGCCAAGTACTGTGCTACTCAAGGCCGCATGTGGTGGGATCAGAATGAGTTCCGTGACCTTGATGCCGAACAATATCGTCGTCTCAAATGGGTCCGCATGAAATGGACCATCTACAACTACTGTACCGACCGTACTAGGTTCCCAGTTATGCCAGCCGAATGTAAAAGGGACAGAGACGTGTGA
- the LOC103860346 gene encoding uncharacterized protein LOC103860346, giving the protein MAGYDCVPTRMKRKEIDRVNDDFSDFSLSSPASKIRRLDLDLPPIMEEEVVMEDHDHIQSSPLNQERAIVLFKPPPQHHHQPHLFVDRSLISGLKNRFLHDVGVADEEDYKANKEQAVVPWNPSHYQFLESKGTFQEPREPEIVELDGDDTMMEEADMDVEEKENSSVTSGSSVSLPEWQQPQQQQQLLHCMMPQLPQTNSTPISWFR; this is encoded by the exons atggCGGGATACGATTGTGTGCCGACGAGGATGAAGAGGAAGGAGATTGACCGAGTGAACGACGACTTCTCCGATTTTTCCCTCTCTTCTCCCGCCTCAAAGATTCGCCGACTC GATTTGGATTTACCACCGATTATGGAGGAAGAGGTGGTTATGGAGGATCACGATCATATCCAGTCTTCTCCCCTAAACCAAGAGAGAGCTATTGTGCTCTTCAAGCCTCCTCCTCAACACCACCACCAGCCTCACCTCTTCGTTGATAGAAGCTTGATCTCAGGGTTGAAGA ATAGATTTCTTCATGATGTAGGTGTAGCTGATGAAGAAGATTACAAAGCTAACAAGGAACAAGCTGTTGTTCCCTGGAACCCATCTCATTACCAGTTTTTGGAATCCAAAGGAACCTTCCAGGAACCTCGCGAGCCAGAGATTGTCGAGTTGGATGGTGATGATACTATGATGGAAGAAGCAGACATGGATGTGGAGGAAAAAGAAAACAGTAGCGTCACTAGTGGTAGTAGTGTTTCTCTGCCTGAGTGGCAGCAGCCGCAGCAACAGCAGCAGCTTCTTCACTGTATGATGCCGCAGCTTCCCCAAACGAACTCTACTCCGATATCTTGGTTTCGGTGA
- the LOC103860353 gene encoding 12-oxophytodienoate reductase 3 yields the protein MAAQGNSTDTLFSPYKMGRFDLSHRVVLAPMTRCRALNGVPNAALAEYYAQRTTPGGFLISEGTMISPGSAGFPHVPGIYSEEQVEAWKHVVEAVHSKGGFIFCQLWHVGRASHPLYQPNGGLPISSTDKAISERWRVLLPDGSHAKYPKPRPLHASEIPRVVEDYCNSAVNAIRAGFDGIEIHGAHGYLIDQFMKNGINDRTDQYGGSIENRCRFLLQVVKGVVSAIGASKVGVRISPAIDHLDATDSDPLSLGLAVVDLLNKLQDDTGSKLAYLHVTQPRYHAYGQTESGRQGSDEEEAKLMKSLRTAYNGTFMSSGGFNKELGMQAIQQGGADLVSFGRLFIANPDLLSRFKVGAKLNKYNRKTFYTQDPVVGYTDYSFLAPASRL from the exons ATGGCGGCGCAGGGAAACTCCACGGACACACTTTTCTCTCCTTACAAGATGGGAAGATTCGATCTCTCTCACAG AGTGGTTCTGGCGCCGATGACACGTTGCAGGGCGTTGAACGGCGTTCCGAACGCGGCGTTGGCGGAGTATTACGCTCAACGCACCACTCCCGGCGGTTTTCTCATCTCGGAGGGCACCATGATCTCTCCCGGATCCGCAGG gtttccACATGTACCAGGAATCTATTCGGAGGAACAAGTAGAGGCATGGAAGCACGTTGTGGAAGCAGTTCACTCCAAAGGAGGTTTCATCTTCTGTCAATTATGGCATGTTGGACGAGCTTCCCATCCGT TGTACCAACCTAATGGTGGATTGCCAATATCGTCAACGGACAAAGCCATATCAGAAAGATGGCGAGTTCTGTTGCCTGATGGATCACACGCGAAATATCCTAAACCTCGGCCTCTACACGCTTCGGAGATACCTCGAGTGGTGGAAGATTATTGCAACTCGGCTGTTAACGCAATCCGAGCTGGTTTTGATGGGATTGAGATCCATGGAGCGCATGGTTACCTCATTGATCAGTTTATGAAAAATGGGATCAATGACCGTACCGACCAATATGGAGGCTCCATTGAAAACCGTTGCAGATTCTTACTTCAG GTAGTGAAAGGTGTGGTTTCAGCCATAGGAGCTAGTAAAGTTGGCGTGAGGATATCTCCAGCAATAGACCATCTCGATGCAACTGATTCCGACCCACTCTCCCTCGGGCTTGCCGTGGTTGATTTGCTCAATAAGTTACAGGACGATACTGGCTCCAAGCTCGCTTACCTTCACGTAACACAGCCTCGGTACCACGCTTATGGGCAAACAGAATCTGGAAGGCAAGGCAGTGATGAGGAAGAAGCTAAGTTAATGAAGAGCTTGCGTACGGCTTACAATGGGACATTTATGTCTAGTGGAGGTTTCAACAAGGAACTTGGTATGCAAGCCATTCAGCAAGGGGGTGCTGATTTGGTCTCCTTTGGCAGGCTGTTTATTGCAAACCCTGACTTGCTTTCGCGGTTTAAGGTTGGTgcgaagttgaataaatataatCGGAAGACGTTTTACACTCAAGACCCCGTTGTTGGCTACACAGATTATTCCTTCTTGGCTCCAGCTTCTCGCCTCTGA
- the LOC103860352 gene encoding protein CTR9 homolog, whose amino-acid sequence MASVYIPVQNSEEEVRVVLDQLPRDASDILDILKAEQAPLDLWLIIAREYFKQGKIDQFRQILEEGSSSDIDEYYADVKYERIAILNALGAYYCYLGKTETKHKEKEDYFILATQYYNKASRINMCEPTTWVGKGQLLLAKGEIDNAYQAFTIGLGTSEDVPALLGQASVEFHRGRFSESLQLYKRVLQLHPGCPAAVRLGIGLCRYKLGQLDKARQAFDRVLQLDPDNVEALVALGIMDLQANDSLGMRKGMEKMQQAFEIYPYCASALNYLANHFFFTGQHFLVEQLTETALAVSTHGPTKSHSFYNLARSYHSKGDYEKAGMYYMAAIKETNNKPQEFVFPYFGLGQVQLKLGELKGSVSNFEKVLEVYPDNCETLKALGHLYTQLGKTDKALEYMRKATKLDPRDAQAFVGLGELLISSDTGAALDAFKMARTLMKKGGQEVPIEVLNDIGALHFEKEEFESALDNFKEALGDGIWISFLDEKEKLEETGVSVQGYKDTGIFHRLIENGHSVDVPWNKVTTLFNMARLLEQLHKTETATFLYRLILFKYPGYIDAYLRLAATAKAQNNLPLAIELVNEALKVDDKNPNALSLLGELELKNDDWVKAKETLRAANDATDGKDSYAILSLGNWNYFAAMRNEKRNPKLEATHLEKAKELYTKVLTQHSSNMYAANGSGIILAEKGQFDIAKDIFTQVQEAASGSVFLQMPDVWVNLAHVYFAQGNFALAVKMYQNCLRKFFYNTDSQILLYLARTHYEAEHWQECKKTLLRAIHLTPSNYTFRFDLGAVMQKSSSSTLQKKKRTADEVRSTVTEAENAVRVFTQLSAASDLQVHGFDSKKIQTHVHYCTHLLEGAKVHREAAEREELQNRQRLEVARQAALAEEARRKAEEHRKYQLEKRKQEDELRRLKQEEEKIQRIKEQWKSNTHGSKRKDRAEDDDGEGRPSERKRKKGGKRRKKDKSSRARHYEDDDEEAPTMDDHNEVEDEDANTNYNREEENQEAEEPVDDDDAHDLLAAAGLEDPDADDDDGVPASVARRRRALSSSDEEGELMESKPNSSPQKENSPGRQESNVEEEEEDANLNDEE is encoded by the exons ATGGCGAGTGTGTACATCCCCGTTCAGAATTCAGAAGAAGAAGTTAGGGTTGTTCTTGACCAGCTCCCTCGTGACGCCTCCGATATCCTCGATATCCTCAAAGCCGAACAAGCTCCTCTCGATCTCTGGCTCATCATCGCG AGAGAGTACTTCAAGCAAGGGAAAATTGATCAGTTCCGTCAAATATTGGAGGAAGGCTCAAGCTCTG ATATTGACGAGTACTATGCTGATGTTAAGTACGAGAGGATAGCAATCTTGAACGCTCTCGGTGCCTATTACTGCTACCTTGGTAAAACCGAGACTAAACACAAGGAAAAAGAAGATTATTTTATCTTGGCTACTCAATACTACAACAAAGCCTCCAGGATCAATATGTGTGAACCTACCACTTGGGTTGGCAAAG GTCAGCTCTTACTGGCTAAGGGTGAAATAGATAATGCATATCAGGCATTTACGATTGGGTTAGGCACTTCTGAGGACGTTCCTGCTCTTCTGGGTCAG GCTTCTGTGGAATTTCACCGTGGACGTTTTTCTGAGTCATTGCAACTGTACAAG AGGGTCTTGCAACTACATCCCGGCTGTCCTGCTGCTGTGAGACTGGGAATTGGTCTTTGTCGTTATAAGTTGGGACAACTAGATAAAGCACGGCAAGCGTTTGATCGCGTTTTGCAG CTAGATCCTGATAATGTTGAAGCTCTTGTGGCACTTGGGATCATGGATTTACAAGCAAATGATT CTTTAGGAATGAGGAAAGGAATGGAGAAAATGCAGCAAGCGTTTGAGATTTATCCCTACTGCGCATCAGCCCTGAATTATTTAGCCAATCACTTTTTTTTCACCGGCCAGCACTTTCTCGTTGAGCAGCTGACTGAAACGGCACTAGCTGTCTCAACTCATGGGCCAACTAAGTCGCATTCTTTTTACAATTTAGCACGGTCATATCATAGCAAG GGGGACTATGAAAAGGCTGGGATGTACTATATGGCAGCCATCAAAGAAACTAACAATAAGCCACAAGAGTTTGTGTTTCCCTACTTTG GTTTGGGTCAAGTACAACTAAAGTTAGGGGAGCTCAAAGGATCAGTATCCAACTTTGAGAAAGTATTAGAAGTCTACCCTGACAACTGCGAGACTCTGAAG GCTCTCGGACACTTATACACTCAGCTTGGAAAAACTGATAAGGCCCTTGAGTACATGCGGAAGGCCACAAAACTTGATCCACGTGATGCCCAG GCATTTGTTGGCCTTGGTGAGCTGCTGATATCATCTGACACTGGGGCTGCACTTGACGCCTTCAAAATG GCACGGACGCTCATGAAAAAGGGAGGGCAAGAAGTGCCTATAGAAGTCCTGAATGACATTGGTGCTTTACATTTTGAGAAAGAAGAATTTGAG TCTGCGCTAGACAATTTTAAGGAGGCTCTGGGAGATGGAATATGGATTAGCTTCCTTgacgaaaaagaaaaattagaggAAACAGGTGTATCTGTTCAAGGGTACAAGGATACTGGAATTTTCCATAGGCTGATTGAAAATGGTCACTCTGTCGATGTACCTTGGAACAAAGTCACAACCTTGTTTAACATGGCTAGATTACTTGAGCAGTTACACAAAACTGAAACAGCGACTTTTCTGTATCGGTTGATACTTTTCAAG TATCCTGGCTACATAGATGCTTATTTGAGGCTTGCTGCGACTGCCAAAGCTCAGAACAACCTTCCTCTAGCTATTGAACTG GTGAATGAAGCTCTGAAGGTGGACGATAAAAATCCAAATGCTTTGTCTCTGCTTGGTGAATTGGAGCTTAAAAATGATGACTGGGTTAAGGCAAAAGAAACCCTTCGAGCTGCTAATGATGCGACTGATGGGAAGGATTCATACGCTATTCTTTCTCTG GGAAACTGGAACTACTTTGCAGCAATGCGCAATGAGAAAAGAAATCCAAAATTAGAAGCTACACATCTGGAGAAGGCCAAGGAACTTTATACTAAA GTCCTGACTCAACATAGTTCCAACATGTACGCTGCCAACGGTTCTGGCATTATACTAGCAGAGAAAGGACAATTCGATATCGCCAAGGATATTTTTACTCAG GTTCAAGAAGCTGCAAGCGGAAGTGTGTTTCTTCAGATGCCTGATGTATGGGTGAATCTGGCTCATGTGTACTTCGCTCAAGGGAATTTTGCCTTAGCCGTGAAAATG TATCAAAACTGCTTGCGGAAGTTCTTTTACAACACAGACTCTCAAATTCTTCTTTACTTGGCCCGTACCCACTACGAGGCTGAGCATTGGCAAGAGTGCAAAAAGACACTGTTAAGGGCCATTCACTTGACTCCTTCGAATTACACATTCAGATTTGATTTGGGTGCTGTTATGCAGAAATCATCATCTTCCACACttcaaaagaagaagagaacagCTGATGAG GTGCGCTCAACAGTGACAGAAGCAGAGAACGCTGTTCGCGTGTTCACTCAGTTGTCTGCTGCTTCAGACCTACAGGTTCATGGGTTTGATAGTAAGAAAATACAAACCCATGTTCACTATTGCACACACCTTTTAGAAGGAGCGAAAGTTCACCGTGAAGCTGCTGAGCGCGAGGAGCTACAGAACCGGCAGAGACTAGAAGTTGCTCGTCAGGCTGCCTTGGCAGAAGAAGCACGCCGTAAAGCTGAAGAGCATAGGAAATATCAG TTGGAGAAAAGAAAACAGGAAGACGAACTGAGACGACTcaagcaagaagaagaaaaaattcaACGCATAAAG GAACAATGGAAGAGCAACACACATGGATCTAAGCGTAAGGATAGAGCTGAAGATGATGATGGGGAAGGTAGGCCGAGCGAGCGGAAAAGAAAGAAAGGtgggaagagaagaaagaaggacAAAAGCTCAAGGGCTCGACAttatgaggatgatgatgaagaagcaCCTACTATGGATGATCATAATGAAGTGGAAGATGAAGACGCCAACACCAATTATAATAGGGAAGAggagaatcaagaagctgaggagcctgtggatgatgatgatgctcaTGATCTTCTTGCTGCTGCTGGGCTTGAAGATCCtgatgctgatgatgatgatggg GTACCTGCTTCAGTTGCAAGACGAAGAAGGGCACTTTCGTCATCAGATGAAGAAGGTGAATTGATGGAGAGTAAGCCAAATTCAAGCCCGCAGAAAGAGAATTCTCCAGGAAGGCAAGAGAGCaatgtggaagaagaagaagaagatgctaACTTGAACGATGAGGAGTAG
- the LOC103860354 gene encoding enoyl-[acyl-carrier-protein] reductase [NADH], chloroplastic: MAATSAASSLQMATTRPSISAASSKVVKAGIVGVNHGNASWDKLTSTRHLSNLGCLRNDSALPASKKSFSFSTKAMSESSESKASSGLPIDLRGKRAFIAGIADDNGYGWAIAKSLAAAGAEILVGTWVPALNIFETSLRRGKFDQSRVLPDGSLMEIKKVYPLDAVFDTPDDVPEDVKANKRYAGSSNWTVQEAAECVRQDFGSIDILVHSLANGPEVSKPLLETTRKGYLAAISASSYSFVSLLSHFLPIMNPGGASISLTYIASERIIPGYGGGMSSAKAALESDTRVLAFEAGRKQNIRVNTISAGPLGSRAAKAIGFIDTMIEYSYNNAPIQKTLTADEVGNAAAFLVSPLASAITGATIYVDNGLNSMGVALDSPVFKDLNK; the protein is encoded by the exons ATGGCGGCAACATCAGCAGCTTCGAGCTTGCAAATGGCTACAACAAGGCCAAGCATTTCTGCTGCCTCTAGCAAAGTTGTTAAAGCAGGGATTGTCGGTGTCAATCACGGGAACGCATCATGGGATAAGCTCACTTCCACTCGACATCTATCGAACCTCGGGTGTTTGAGAAACGACAGTGCTCTTCCAGCTTCTAAAAAGAGTTTTTCCTTTTCGACAAAGGCCATGTCTGAATCCAGCGAAAGCAAGGCTTCTTCTGGACTTCCCATTGATTTGAGAG GGAAAAGGGCCTTTATTGCTGGTATAGCTGATGATAATGGATATGGTTGGGCCATAGCCAAATCTCTTGCTGCTGCTGGTGCTGAAATTTTGGTTGGGACTTGGGTTCCT GCGCTTAACATTTTTGAGACGAGCTTGAGACGTGGAAAATTCGACCAGTCACGCGT GTTGCCAGACGGATCATTGATGGAGATTAAAAAGGTTTATCCTTTGGATGCTGTCTTTGACACTCCTGATGATGTCCCTGAAGAT GTGAAAGCGAATAAGCGATATGCTGGATCATCAAACTGGACTGTACAGGAAGCTGCAGAATGTGTGAGACAAGATTTTGGAAGCATTGACATTCTTGTCCACTCACTTGCAAATGGACCCGAG GTTAGCAAACCTCTTCTGGAGACAACGAGGAAAGGCTATCTTGCTGCTATTTCTGCTTCCAGCTACTCCTTTGTTTCCCTCCTTAGCCATTTTCTCCCAATTATGAACCCAG GAGGTGCTTCTATCTCTCTTACTTACATTGCCTCTGAAAGGATCATTCCCGG GTATGGTGGAGGTATGAGTTCTGCCAAGGCCGCACTAGAGAGTGATACACGTGTGCTTGCATTTGAAGCTGGAAGGAAACAAAACATTAGGGTCAACACCATCTCTGCAGGTCCTTTGGGAAGCCGAGCAGCGAAAGCAATTGGCTTCATAGACACCATGATTGAGTATTCATACAATAACGCGCCTATTCAGAAAACACTGACCGCAG ATGAAGTTGGGAATGCAGCGGCCTTCTTGGTATCTCCATTGGCATCTGCCATAACTGGTGCAACCATCTATGTGGACAATGGCTTGAATTCAATGGGTGTTGCTCTGGACAGCCCCGTTTTCAAAGACCTCAACAAGTAG
- the LOC103860351 gene encoding vacuolar protein sorting-associated protein 2 homolog 1, producing MMNSIFGKRKTPAELLRENKRMLDKSIRDIERERQGLQTQEKKLITEIKKTAKQGQMGAVKVMAKDLIRTRHQIEKFYKLKSQLQGVSLRIQTLKSTQAMGEAMKGVTKAMGQMNRQMNLPSLQKIMQEFERQNEKMEMVSEVMGDAIDDALEGDEEEEETEDLVSQVLDEIGIDINQELVNAPSGAVAAPAAKNKVVQAEAAGAEDGGGIDSDLQARLDNLRKM from the exons ATGATGAATTCCATCTTCGGAAAGCGAAAAACTCCCGCAG AACTTCTGCGGGAAAACAAGAGGATGCTTGATAAGTCAATCAGAGACATTGAGAGGGAGAGGCAAGGCCTTCAGACACAAGAGAAGAAGCTTATTACCGAGATCAAAAAGACAGCAAAGCAGGGACAGATG GGAGCTGTGAAGGTGATGGCAAAGGACCTTATCAGAACACGACACCAGATTGAGAAGTTTTACAAGCTTAAATCCCAACTCCAAGGTGTTTCTCTTAGGATCCAG ACTCTGAAATCAACGCAAGCAATGGGAGAGGCAATGAAAGGTGTGACTAAAGCAATGGGGCAGATGAACAGGCAGATGAACCTGCCGTCTCTGCAGAAAATCATGCAAGAGTTTGAGAGGCAGAACGAGAAGATGGAGATGGTCTCTGAGGTGATGGGAGATGCTATTGATGATGCTCTggaaggagatgaggaagaggaagagactGAAGATCTTGTTAGCCAAGTCCTTGACGAGATCGGTATCGATATCAACCAAGAG CTGGTGAATGCTCCTTCTGGTGCGGTGGCAGCACCAGCAGCAAAGAACAAGGTGGTGCAAGCTGAGGCGGCCGGAGCTGAGGACGGTGGGGGAATAGATAGTGATCTTCAGGCAAGGTTGGACAACCTTCGAAAAATGTGA